Proteins from one Listeria weihenstephanensis genomic window:
- the tsaB gene encoding tRNA (adenosine(37)-N6)-threonylcarbamoyltransferase complex dimerization subunit type 1 TsaB gives MTILGIDTSNDTLGVSLWRDEKVIGELVTNLKKNHSVRLLPAIAELMKECDTTPQDLTKIAVAEGPGSYTGLRIGVTVAKTMAWDLQIPLVGISSLTLMAQNGRFFDGLVVPVMDARRGNVYAGIYKSEAQELDIFEPDQHLAFADLLKKLDAESNILFIGDGAVNFKEEITAKLGARATVADAALCYPRPAFLGELANPKEGVPAHTFVPTYLKLAEAESKWLEANKHE, from the coding sequence ATGACAATACTTGGAATTGATACATCGAATGACACATTAGGCGTGAGTTTGTGGCGCGACGAGAAGGTCATCGGTGAACTCGTAACCAATTTGAAAAAAAATCATAGCGTTCGTTTATTACCCGCAATCGCAGAGTTAATGAAGGAATGCGACACAACACCACAAGATTTAACGAAAATTGCTGTAGCAGAGGGTCCGGGCTCTTATACAGGACTCAGAATAGGTGTGACGGTTGCTAAAACGATGGCGTGGGATTTACAAATTCCGCTTGTTGGGATTTCAAGTCTCACTTTAATGGCGCAAAATGGGCGCTTTTTTGATGGCCTTGTCGTACCAGTGATGGATGCGCGACGTGGCAATGTATACGCAGGCATTTATAAATCAGAAGCGCAAGAACTAGATATTTTTGAACCTGATCAACATCTTGCTTTCGCGGATTTGCTGAAAAAACTAGACGCGGAATCAAACATCTTATTTATCGGTGATGGGGCAGTGAATTTCAAAGAAGAAATCACAGCAAAGCTGGGAGCACGGGCTACGGTTGCAGATGCCGCGCTTTGTTATCCACGCCCAGCTTTCCTCGGCGAATTAGCGAATCCAAAAGAGGGCGTTCCTGCACACACCTTCGTTCCGACCTATTTAAAATTAGCAGAAGCAGAAAGCAAGTGGCTCGAGGCGAACAAACATGAATGA
- a CDS encoding Lmo2079 family surface lipoprotein, with protein sequence MKMKKLTLLVLTLVMGLVLVACGSTPQEKFTKSVEKTSEPADQSTTTIGFKIDELPATLKAQQSAAMLEGLAVKMTVANDQKAQKSAATIAVKTAGLVHIDASLDLLVDSKAEKVYFPLSDLYDDKGNLTTLLDQLTGGMFSQIKKENPDLATKYVELTEVAKDLTDEKVKKEATNTKEVEKATKDLSKKVTKTVTDYFNSLPEDRFKEGDDGELTVKLTKTDITKLANQLVKLADDKDVKADLKVIVTAQGVSEKDFDEQYTSSVESVKEAIKDVEAEKNAKITIDATIKPGKDDTIDSMNMKVKITDTQDKENPETMAFTITMKTTDSAKLPKFPTKSDVISTTELQKIIEEATSSYYDSLYGDSLTDTDTVQ encoded by the coding sequence ATGAAAATGAAAAAGCTTACATTATTAGTTTTAACCTTAGTGATGGGACTTGTTCTAGTGGCGTGTGGGAGTACACCACAGGAGAAATTCACAAAAAGCGTTGAAAAAACATCAGAACCAGCAGATCAATCGACAACTACAATCGGATTTAAAATCGATGAACTACCAGCCACATTAAAAGCACAACAAAGCGCGGCGATGCTGGAAGGCCTGGCTGTCAAAATGACGGTAGCTAATGATCAAAAAGCACAAAAATCTGCGGCTACAATTGCGGTTAAAACGGCAGGATTAGTACATATAGATGCATCACTCGATTTATTAGTCGATTCGAAAGCAGAAAAAGTGTATTTCCCATTGAGCGATTTATACGATGATAAAGGCAATTTAACAACATTACTGGATCAACTTACAGGCGGTATGTTCTCACAAATCAAGAAAGAAAATCCAGATTTAGCAACGAAATATGTGGAACTGACAGAAGTTGCGAAAGATTTAACAGACGAAAAAGTGAAAAAAGAAGCAACAAACACGAAAGAAGTAGAAAAAGCAACGAAAGATTTGAGTAAAAAAGTTACCAAAACAGTAACAGATTATTTCAATAGCTTACCAGAAGATCGTTTTAAAGAGGGCGATGATGGTGAGTTAACAGTGAAATTAACGAAAACAGACATTACAAAATTAGCGAATCAATTAGTGAAGTTAGCGGATGACAAAGATGTGAAAGCTGATTTGAAAGTTATTGTAACAGCACAAGGCGTTTCGGAGAAAGACTTTGATGAGCAGTACACATCGTCTGTAGAATCCGTAAAAGAGGCAATTAAAGATGTAGAAGCTGAAAAAAATGCTAAAATTACAATCGATGCTACAATTAAGCCAGGTAAAGACGATACGATTGATAGCATGAATATGAAAGTGAAGATTACGGATACGCAAGATAAGGAAAACCCTGAAACAATGGCATTTACAATTACAATGAAAACAACAGATTCAGCCAAACTTCCGAAATTCCCAACTAAATCTGATGTGATTTCTACAACAGAATTACAAAAAATTATTGAAGAAGCAACATCTAGTTACTATGATTCGTTGTACGGTGATTCATTAACTGATACAGATACAGTACAATAA
- a CDS encoding Glu/Leu/Phe/Val dehydrogenase dimerization domain-containing protein gives MLFEKMEQYDYEQVVFCHDKASGLKAIIAIHDTTLGPALGGCRMWPYETEEEALEDVLRLARGMTYKNAAAGLALGGGKTVIIGDPKKDKSEEMFRALGRFVERLNGSYIIAEDVGITVADMDLVHEETNHVTGISERFGSSGNPSPMTAFGVYSAMKRTALETFGSDSLLDKTIAVQGVGNVAFALCKLLHEDGAKLIVTDINADAVNRAVTQFGAKAVAPAEIYDVEADIFAPCALGGILNGETIPRLKVAAICGSANNQLLDATIHGEMLASKAILYAPDYIVNAGGVINIADELNTYNEARAQQKIGKIFDQIGKVFDIAKMEQVTPAEAANRMVENRMEESKARKIG, from the coding sequence ATGTTGTTTGAGAAGATGGAACAGTATGATTATGAACAGGTTGTTTTTTGCCATGATAAGGCTTCTGGATTGAAGGCTATTATCGCAATTCACGATACCACACTTGGTCCAGCGCTTGGTGGATGCCGGATGTGGCCGTATGAAACAGAAGAAGAGGCGCTAGAAGACGTACTTCGCTTAGCTCGCGGAATGACATATAAAAATGCTGCGGCAGGACTTGCACTTGGTGGCGGGAAAACAGTAATCATTGGAGATCCAAAGAAAGATAAATCTGAGGAGATGTTCCGCGCCTTAGGTCGATTTGTGGAGCGCTTAAATGGAAGTTATATTATCGCAGAAGATGTTGGTATCACAGTGGCAGACATGGATTTAGTGCATGAAGAAACGAACCATGTCACAGGAATTTCTGAGCGTTTTGGTTCATCAGGGAATCCGAGTCCCATGACAGCATTTGGCGTTTACAGCGCGATGAAGCGTACGGCGTTGGAGACTTTTGGCTCAGATTCATTGCTAGATAAAACGATCGCAGTACAAGGCGTTGGAAATGTTGCTTTTGCTCTTTGTAAGTTGCTTCATGAGGACGGTGCCAAGCTAATCGTCACTGATATTAATGCCGATGCGGTGAATCGAGCCGTTACGCAATTTGGAGCGAAAGCCGTTGCCCCCGCAGAGATTTATGATGTGGAAGCAGATATTTTTGCCCCATGCGCTCTAGGCGGTATTTTGAATGGGGAAACGATCCCAAGGTTAAAAGTTGCGGCTATTTGTGGTAGCGCTAACAATCAACTTTTAGATGCAACAATACACGGCGAAATGTTGGCGAGTAAAGCGATATTATATGCGCCGGATTATATCGTGAACGCTGGTGGAGTTATCAATATTGCCGATGAGCTGAATACGTATAACGAAGCCCGTGCACAGCAGAAGATCGGCAAAATTTTTGATCAGATTGGTAAAGTTTTCGATATTGCCAAAATGGAACAAGTGACTCCAGCAGAAGCGGCGAATCGAATGGTAGAAAACAGAATGGAAGAGTCTAAAGCTAGGAAAATAGGATAA
- a CDS encoding YdcF family protein, whose translation MVLAYIAGFFIILFLILFMIDKRRVSNGIFLTLALFFTILAVAYGLMSTDSNLIALIVIGVFFLILALFPFLIIGLGIGLVYNGRLMVKREGRKIPNLLTLFVGIMILVLIVLIILQVTIFHSIWLSIFFTALFLILGYFSFLLFSFLISSYIYQYNRPRLKQDFIIVLGSGLIDGTRVPPLLASRLDRAIVFYHKQTAKKFAAQIIVSGGQGPNEFVSEAFAMKNYLLDKGIPEDHVLMEDLSVNTLQNMRFSKTLMDDLKPKYRSIFVTNNFHLFRASLYARKAGLKSQGISSKTALYYLPNALMREFIAIIVMYKGWHITVTALILLGMLALGVVTIAFG comes from the coding sequence ATGGTACTCGCTTATATCGCGGGATTTTTTATTATTTTATTTTTGATATTATTCATGATTGATAAACGGAGAGTGAGCAACGGGATTTTTCTCACGCTCGCCTTATTTTTCACCATCCTTGCTGTGGCCTATGGTTTAATGTCAACGGATAGCAACTTGATAGCACTCATCGTCATCGGTGTCTTCTTCTTGATTTTAGCACTTTTCCCATTTCTTATCATTGGTTTGGGCATCGGTTTAGTTTATAATGGGCGGCTTATGGTGAAGCGCGAAGGTCGGAAAATACCGAATCTACTCACACTATTTGTCGGCATCATGATTCTTGTGCTCATCGTCCTCATCATATTGCAGGTCACGATATTCCACTCTATTTGGTTAAGTATCTTTTTTACCGCATTATTCTTGATTTTAGGATATTTTTCATTTCTACTCTTCAGTTTTCTGATTTCTTCCTATATTTATCAATACAATCGGCCGCGCTTAAAGCAGGATTTCATCATTGTACTAGGTAGCGGACTGATCGATGGAACCAGAGTCCCTCCACTGCTTGCTAGTCGATTGGACCGGGCCATTGTTTTTTATCATAAACAAACTGCGAAAAAATTTGCAGCACAGATTATCGTGTCTGGTGGCCAAGGCCCTAACGAATTCGTATCCGAAGCTTTTGCGATGAAAAACTATCTTCTTGATAAGGGGATTCCGGAAGATCATGTTTTAATGGAAGATTTATCAGTCAATACGCTGCAAAATATGCGTTTTTCAAAAACCTTAATGGATGATTTAAAGCCGAAATATCGTAGCATCTTCGTCACGAATAATTTCCACCTGTTCCGAGCTAGCCTTTACGCGCGGAAAGCTGGATTAAAAAGTCAGGGTATTAGCTCTAAAACAGCACTTTATTATTTACCAAATGCACTGATGCGCGAATTTATTGCGATTATTGTGATGTATAAAGGATGGCATATTACAGTCACAGCACTCATCTTACTAGGAATGTTAGCCCTGGGTGTTGTCACGATTGCTTTTGGTTAA
- a CDS encoding DUF2653 family protein, translating to MKKILFFAMSMMLIFSPLGTVTFNTIMPAKYEQVSEAHAKGYRSPSRSYRPNNNQVKRNNNTNKATNNQTAAKKSNRGFWGGLMFGGIAGLLFGSMLGNMGAFGDILALIINVIAIILVIRLLIYFFQKWRNRNNPKPQAQVFDHQGTTSGAENTTSNTIVLDEGNISNAVIHFFTHEKGLQLDDVEVILTYDEQKGFGADVMKNGRLVQALDHFSLIQAIRYWATKEAHFDPNCGLDLRFSETEGITAIVTE from the coding sequence TTGAAAAAGATACTATTTTTCGCTATGTCTATGATGTTAATATTTTCACCACTAGGCACGGTGACATTCAACACGATCATGCCCGCAAAATATGAACAAGTAAGCGAAGCGCACGCTAAAGGTTATCGATCACCAAGCCGTTCTTATCGACCAAATAATAACCAGGTGAAGCGCAACAATAACACGAATAAAGCAACAAACAATCAAACAGCAGCAAAGAAATCGAACCGTGGTTTCTGGGGCGGATTAATGTTTGGTGGGATTGCAGGTTTATTATTCGGAAGTATGCTAGGTAATATGGGAGCATTCGGTGATATTTTAGCCCTGATTATTAACGTGATCGCGATTATCTTAGTGATTCGTCTACTCATATATTTCTTCCAAAAATGGCGTAATCGTAATAATCCGAAGCCACAAGCGCAAGTTTTCGATCACCAGGGAACAACGAGTGGTGCGGAAAATACAACTAGTAATACGATTGTTCTTGACGAAGGAAATATTTCAAACGCCGTGATTCATTTCTTCACACACGAAAAAGGCTTGCAACTAGACGATGTAGAAGTAATTTTGACCTATGATGAGCAAAAAGGATTTGGCGCGGATGTCATGAAAAACGGCAGACTCGTTCAAGCGTTGGATCATTTCTCATTAATTCAAGCGATTAGATATTGGGCAACAAAAGAAGCTCATTTTGATCCGAACTGTGGTTTAGATTTACGATTCTCTGAAACAGAAGGAATAACAGCAATCGTAACGGAATAA
- the tsaE gene encoding tRNA (adenosine(37)-N6)-threonylcarbamoyltransferase complex ATPase subunit type 1 TsaE, which yields MKYKIETTNESVTRELAKKLGTKLEAGDVILLEGDLGAGKTTFTKGLAEGLDIPQMVKSPTFTIVREYTKGRLPLYHMDVYRLENTEDDLGLDEYFLGDGVSVVEWAHFIEQDLPTEFIRITLKHVSENERTMQIEPVGARYEALCSEVFEE from the coding sequence ATGAAGTATAAAATAGAAACGACAAATGAATCAGTAACGCGTGAGCTGGCTAAGAAATTAGGCACAAAACTGGAGGCTGGCGATGTTATTTTGCTTGAGGGCGATCTAGGCGCTGGTAAAACAACTTTTACTAAAGGACTCGCGGAGGGCCTTGATATACCGCAAATGGTTAAAAGTCCGACGTTTACGATTGTGCGTGAATATACGAAGGGCCGTTTACCGCTATATCACATGGATGTATATCGCTTAGAAAATACAGAAGATGATCTAGGTTTGGATGAATATTTCCTAGGTGACGGCGTTTCTGTTGTGGAATGGGCTCATTTTATCGAGCAGGATCTCCCAACAGAATTCATCCGCATCACGTTAAAGCATGTCTCAGAAAATGAGCGTACGATGCAGATTGAACCAGTGGGAGCAAGATATGAAGCACTTTGTTCGGAGGTTTTTGAGGAATGA
- a CDS encoding immunoglobulin-like domain-containing protein: MIMKKIGVASAAFVLCAGLPLQTIVLASEAAPVYANKAENKLKGLQTSNDNVLDVTDYFSVVPGTGSSIDKNNVTITPNQTTQVGGMWSDSANKVDLTKNFHLEAELYMGTDPLGADGMAFVMQNDPRANVAIATAGGALGIYGTNYIKNALAVEFDTYINDGSGYNETWDTDVFPKNKHMAITVPGVGPVIQHNALNVLPAGSYFEDGQKHPLTIEWDAATKTLRYEYMGYTGSYQVADLQTTFGGTEVQFGFVGSTGGQSNLQELSITKLQINGISPKLQLAITDQSNNNIQTAAPSEKVYVHDTISNETANANAFTMKYGADIDPLFDETSIENIVLTRNDGQTFTVSKSALLDHTVELPFSKGTDVFTLSYEINVKSDAAPKGTNLNIHGIGSVNGVKYTSENSIRLITPRNKPVITASDSSLKKGTAFNPLAGVSANDVEDGNLTSQIVITANDVNVNQVGTYHVTYSVTDSDDNIVTKTITVTVTSNDAPVISATDKSLKKGGSFNPLTGVTASDLEDGDVTSKMTITANDVDTSKVGTYHVTYSVTDSDGNTTTKTISVTVISNDAPVISATDKSVKKGGSFNPLTGVTASDLEDGDVTSKITITANDVNTSKVGTYHVTYSVTDSDGNKTTKTITVTVTSEDAPTILATDATVKKGKTFDPKAGMTASDLDDGDVTAKVLVTANDVDTSHVGTYHVTYSVTNSDGNTTTKTIVVTVTSNDAPVISATDKSVKKGKTFDPKAGVTASDTEDGNVTSKISVKSNDVDTSKVGTYHVTYSVTDSDGNTTTKTITVTVTSNDAPTIAASDIVQRIHTTYDVKKAVTAHDTEDGDITSKITVTANDVNTEKAGMYHVTYSVTDSDGNTTTKTIQVTILTNDAPIISTKDVYLKVGDTFNPFSGITASDLEDGDVTLKIKVVTTNVNMKSEGLYTVVYSVTDSDGNTTEATRHVYVRTNDKPEIHVADQTFKAGFAFDPMAIVSASDLEDGDVTKDIKITTNDVNATIAGTYHITYSVTDSDSNTTTKTITVTVLTNEKPVITAADRTIKAHLAFDPMTGVSASDLEDGDLSSVVKIIANDVNIDAPGTYHITYSVLDSDGNTTEKTSTITVLSNDKPVIAGQDSSFKAGRAFDPMAGITANDTEDGDITANIQVISSDVNADAPGVYHVTYSVTDSDGNTTEQTYTITVLTNEKPVIHASDVALAFGQSFDPMAGISAEDLEDGDITSLIQVVSNDVNPQQAGIYHVTYSVTDSDGNETQFTITVIVGAQPILPVDPITPVTPVTPVTPVKPVVTPAPTVKPAPPTNPVVPVQTVPSLEKSPTKALPKTGDSSTSSTVLFGGLLAAFGALFLRRKN, encoded by the coding sequence ATGATTATGAAAAAAATTGGGGTAGCATCCGCTGCATTTGTTTTATGCGCTGGGTTACCACTACAAACAATTGTTCTAGCATCAGAAGCAGCACCCGTATATGCAAATAAAGCGGAGAACAAGTTGAAAGGACTACAAACGAGTAACGACAACGTTCTCGATGTAACAGATTACTTCTCAGTTGTACCTGGCACAGGATCAAGTATCGATAAAAATAACGTTACGATTACACCAAATCAGACGACTCAAGTTGGTGGAATGTGGTCAGATAGTGCTAATAAAGTTGATTTAACTAAAAATTTCCATTTGGAAGCCGAGTTATACATGGGCACCGATCCTCTTGGTGCTGACGGAATGGCTTTTGTCATGCAAAATGATCCTCGCGCTAATGTAGCTATCGCAACTGCTGGTGGGGCCCTAGGGATATATGGCACTAACTATATCAAGAATGCGCTCGCAGTAGAATTTGATACGTACATTAATGATGGCTCTGGATATAATGAAACATGGGATACTGATGTATTCCCTAAAAATAAACATATGGCCATAACTGTACCTGGTGTAGGACCTGTTATTCAGCACAATGCTCTGAACGTACTACCAGCAGGTTCTTATTTCGAAGATGGTCAAAAACATCCGTTGACGATTGAATGGGATGCGGCCACGAAAACATTAAGATACGAATATATGGGGTATACAGGAAGTTATCAAGTTGCTGATTTACAGACGACATTTGGAGGAACTGAGGTACAATTTGGCTTTGTAGGATCAACAGGTGGTCAAAGTAACCTTCAGGAACTTTCTATCACGAAGCTCCAAATCAATGGTATCTCTCCTAAATTACAACTAGCTATCACCGACCAGTCAAATAACAACATCCAAACGGCAGCACCGTCCGAAAAAGTATACGTTCATGATACTATTTCTAATGAGACTGCAAACGCTAATGCCTTTACCATGAAGTACGGCGCAGATATCGACCCTCTTTTTGACGAGACTTCCATTGAAAACATCGTACTAACACGTAATGATGGCCAAACATTTACTGTTTCAAAAAGCGCATTGCTAGATCACACGGTCGAGCTTCCTTTTTCTAAGGGCACCGATGTTTTCACATTGTCTTATGAAATTAATGTAAAATCTGATGCCGCGCCAAAAGGAACTAATTTGAATATACATGGTATCGGAAGCGTCAATGGTGTAAAATATACTTCTGAAAATTCCATTCGATTGATTACACCTCGAAACAAGCCCGTAATTACAGCTAGTGACTCTTCTCTGAAAAAAGGTACTGCATTCAATCCATTGGCTGGTGTCAGCGCTAATGATGTGGAAGATGGCAATTTAACAAGCCAAATTGTTATAACAGCAAATGATGTGAACGTAAATCAAGTTGGCACCTACCATGTAACATATAGCGTCACTGATTCTGATGATAATATCGTTACAAAAACAATCACAGTAACCGTGACAAGCAATGATGCTCCTGTCATTTCCGCAACAGATAAGTCCTTGAAAAAAGGTGGCAGTTTCAACCCATTAACTGGTGTGACTGCGAGCGATCTAGAAGATGGTGATGTAACGTCTAAAATGACGATCACTGCGAATGATGTTGATACAAGCAAAGTCGGTACGTATCACGTGACTTATAGCGTGACGGATTCTGACGGTAACACGACGACGAAAACGATCTCTGTGACTGTGATAAGTAATGATGCTCCTGTGATTTCCGCAACAGATAAGTCTGTGAAAAAAGGTGGTAGTTTCAACCCATTGACGGGTGTGACTGCGAGCGACTTAGAAGATGGTGATGTAACGTCGAAAATAACGATCACTGCGAACGACGTCAATACAAGCAAAGTCGGTACGTATCACGTGACTTATAGCGTGACGGATTCAGATGGTAACAAGACCACAAAAACGATTACCGTAACTGTAACAAGTGAGGATGCACCGACAATTTTAGCCACCGATGCAACCGTAAAAAAAGGCAAAACCTTCGATCCAAAAGCTGGCATGACAGCAAGTGATTTAGATGATGGAGACGTTACCGCGAAGGTACTCGTTACCGCGAATGATGTAGATACAAGCCATGTAGGCACCTATCATGTCACATATTCGGTGACCAATTCAGATGGCAATACAACAACTAAAACGATCGTTGTGACGGTCACAAGCAATGATGCTCCTGTCATTTCCGCAACAGATAAATCCGTGAAAAAAGGCAAAACCTTTGATCCAAAAGCTGGCGTAACGGCAAGCGATACCGAAGATGGCAATGTGACAAGCAAGATTTCTGTCAAATCAAATGACGTGGACACAAGCAAAGTCGGTACGTATCACGTGACTTATAGCGTGACGGATTCAGATGGTAATACCACGACAAAAACAATTACTGTAACCGTTACGAGCAATGATGCACCAACAATTGCCGCATCAGATATCGTTCAACGTATTCATACGACCTATGATGTGAAAAAAGCAGTCACCGCGCACGATACCGAAGATGGCGACATCACAAGTAAAATCACCGTAACAGCAAACGATGTTAACACAGAAAAAGCAGGTATGTATCATGTGACTTACAGCGTAACTGATTCCGATGGTAACACGACAACGAAGACGATTCAAGTCACTATTTTGACTAACGATGCACCGATTATCAGCACGAAAGATGTCTATTTGAAAGTTGGCGATACCTTTAATCCTTTCAGTGGTATTACCGCAAGTGATTTAGAAGATGGCGATGTCACGTTAAAGATTAAAGTAGTCACTACTAACGTCAATATGAAATCAGAAGGTTTGTATACTGTCGTGTATAGTGTGACTGATTCGGATGGCAACACGACCGAAGCTACGCGCCATGTATATGTACGCACGAATGACAAACCTGAAATTCACGTCGCGGATCAAACCTTCAAAGCAGGTTTTGCGTTCGATCCAATGGCGATTGTTTCCGCGAGTGATTTGGAAGATGGTGATGTGACAAAAGATATCAAAATTACAACAAATGATGTCAACGCAACTATTGCTGGTACGTATCATATCACCTATAGCGTGACCGATTCTGATAGCAATACGACAACCAAGACCATTACCGTCACAGTTCTTACTAATGAAAAACCAGTGATCACAGCAGCTGATCGCACCATCAAAGCCCATCTCGCATTTGATCCGATGACAGGTGTTTCCGCGAGTGATTTAGAAGATGGCGATCTTAGTAGCGTCGTTAAAATCATTGCGAATGACGTAAACATCGATGCTCCTGGCACTTACCACATAACGTATAGTGTCCTAGATTCGGATGGTAATACGACAGAAAAAACAAGCACAATTACCGTTCTGAGCAATGATAAACCCGTTATCGCAGGACAAGATAGCAGCTTCAAAGCAGGCCGCGCCTTCGATCCAATGGCAGGCATCACGGCGAATGACACAGAAGACGGCGACATCACAGCCAATATCCAAGTCATTTCGAGCGACGTTAATGCAGATGCGCCAGGTGTGTATCACGTGACATACAGCGTCACTGATTCGGATGGTAACACCACCGAACAAACCTATACTATCACAGTGTTGACGAATGAAAAACCAGTCATTCATGCGAGTGATGTAGCTCTCGCTTTCGGTCAATCTTTTGATCCAATGGCAGGTATTTCAGCAGAAGACCTGGAAGATGGCGACATAACAAGCCTGATCCAAGTAGTTAGTAACGACGTGAATCCGCAACAAGCAGGCATCTATCACGTGACGTATAGTGTGACAGATAGTGATGGAAATGAAACACAATTCACGATTACAGTTATCGTCGGTGCACAACCGATTCTACCTGTGGATCCTATTACGCCCGTAACACCAGTGACTCCGGTTACCCCTGTGAAACCAGTAGTCACGCCAGCTCCAACGGTAAAACCAGCACCACCGACAAATCCAGTTGTCCCCGTGCAAACCGTACCATCTTTAGAAAAAAGCCCAACGAAAGCCTTACCAAAAACAGGCGATAGCAGTACGTCTTCCACTGTTCTTTTTGGTGGTTTGCTAGCCGCATTTGGCGCACTATTCTTGCGTAGAAAGAATTAA
- a CDS encoding histidine phosphatase family protein, which yields MKKPLSLYFVRHGQTYLNKYEKMQGWADSPLTPEGVEIVKASGRGLADTEFVAAYSSDLHRTIATAELILKENKHGFGLTLEPRSEFRETFFGSFEGDASAMTWDRVAKSMGFASKAELYANANVRETMNGTKVADPKHDAEDFMTFWRRVEEGFLHVVNTHRETGGNILIVAHGNTIRNIVHELEPSVKADFVLDNASVTVLTYENGLFKIERLNDTSHFSENV from the coding sequence ATGAAAAAACCATTATCACTGTATTTTGTGCGTCACGGCCAAACGTATTTGAATAAATATGAGAAAATGCAAGGTTGGGCAGATTCACCATTGACTCCGGAGGGCGTAGAAATAGTAAAAGCGAGTGGACGAGGCCTTGCCGACACAGAGTTTGTTGCGGCATACTCTAGTGATCTGCACCGGACGATCGCGACGGCAGAGCTTATTTTAAAAGAAAATAAACATGGTTTTGGTTTAACGCTGGAACCGCGCAGTGAATTCCGCGAAACGTTCTTTGGTTCGTTCGAAGGGGATGCGAGTGCAATGACCTGGGACCGCGTGGCAAAATCGATGGGCTTTGCATCAAAAGCCGAACTTTATGCAAATGCAAATGTTCGTGAGACGATGAATGGAACAAAAGTAGCCGATCCAAAGCATGATGCCGAGGACTTTATGACATTTTGGCGTCGCGTTGAAGAAGGTTTCCTGCATGTCGTAAATACTCATCGCGAAACTGGCGGGAACATATTAATCGTAGCGCATGGCAATACGATTCGTAACATTGTGCACGAACTCGAACCATCCGTAAAAGCTGATTTCGTGTTGGATAATGCGAGTGTGACGGTGTTAACTTATGAAAATGGATTATTTAAAATTGAACGCTTGAACGATACATCTCATTTTAGCGAAAATGTTTAA